The following is a genomic window from Salinibacterium sp. UTAS2018.
TGACTTCATTCTCGCTGCGGTTCGGGGCTAGTAGGCCCGAGTGGCTCGTGGCGCTCGGGGTCTAGCGCCGTGCGATCTGCAGCGCGGCTGACACAGCCCGCGCCTGCTCGAGCGCCGTCGCGACGGGAGTCACGACATCCCGCTGCACGACCTCGTCGACCGCAGCGAGGAGACGGCGGCGGGTGCGACGCCGACGACCGCCCGCAGCGACAGCGCTGAGCGCCGCGGACAACAACCCCAGCACGATTCCGACGAGTACCGCCGCAATCAGCAGCAGCGTCGGTATCGCCCAGCCGGTGAGCGGGCCTTCCTCCACAGCGGGGAGCGGGAACGCCGGCAGTCCAAACGTCGGCAGCAGCGCGGTGCCTACCAACCAGAGAGCTCCGCCTAATCCGGCGATCGTCGCAATCCACTGCACGATGCCCACGAGCACCCACCACCACGAACCCTTCGCGGGCAGAGGTGTGCGGGCAATAGCAAGATCGAGAGTGGCGGGCAGACTGTCGAGGGCGTGCTCCGCGGTGGTGCGCGCGGCGGCTCGCCACGGGGCAGAAACTCCGGCACCGGCGTCGTCGGTGAACGTGCGAACGGCCATCGACATCCGGGCCTGCGCGCCAGCGCTCAAGAGCGGCATGCTCGTCCGGTGAACATCGGGGTCATCGCCCCGACGCTTCGGGCCAAGACCCAAGCGAGTGAGCGGGTCAGCGCGCAAACGACCAATCCACGACACGAGCGGCCACCCGGTGGCCTGCCCAGATCGCTTGCGATACGAACGAGCAACAGCGGATGCCACGATGTCGACGCCCGCAGCGGTCCCGACTTCATCGCGCAGCCGGGCGGCGCTCTTCGCGCTCACCTTCTGCGGCGAACCCGGATCGTCGATGCGGGCGGCAAGGGTCTGCACGTCAGCGCTGAGCCGCGCATCCCGTACTGCCTTCGACGCCGCAAGATCGCCAATCGCCTTGCGCAACGCGTCGATACCGTCGCCCGTGAGGGCACTCACCGGCAGCACTCGGGCGCGAGGAATGCCATCACGTTCAACGATCGCCTGGAGCGACTTCACGACCGCGGCACGATCATCGGCGCTCAGTAGATCAACCTGATTGAGCACCACCAGAGTCACAGCGGCGTGCTTGGCGTGCGGGGCGATGAACTGCGCGTGCAACACATCGTCGGCATACTTTTGCGGGTCAACGACCCAGATCAGAGCATCCACTTGCCCGGCAAGACGCTCGGCAACAGCACGATTGCTGGCCTCCACAGAATCGACGTCGGGCAGATCGACGAGAACGAGTTTGCTGGCACGAGCGTCGAAGGGGGTCGACCTCTCGACCCGTTCGCGAACCTCAAGCCAGTCGAGCAATTCGCTCGCGCCGGCCGCCTCCCACGTCACCGCGAGAGCTTCAGACGTGGTGGGGCGGCGCACGTGCGCGACCGCCACCTCGTCACCCACGAGGGCATTCACGAGACTCGACTTGCCCGATCCGGTAGCGCCAAAGACGCCAACGACCGTGTGCTCGGGGGAGCGAGAACGCCGCGCCTCGGTCTGTGCGAGCAGCGCGCGGGCGTTGTCGAGTACGTCGGCGGGAATACGTCCGGCGCCCGCCTCAGTGACCGTGCGCAACGCGACAATTCGCTCGTCGAGGCTGGGCTTGGCGGCGCTCACGAGGTGCCCTTCGCAGCACGCGCAACGTCATCGAGCAGCGCCTGCGATTCGCGCCGCAGTGAATCGGGAGTTGCGCCGAACCGAAGCGGCTCCAACGCCACACTCAAGCGCGCGAGCTCCGCGTCGAACAGAACACGAACCCGCGCGTGCAGATCCTCGCGGGCTTCGCTCGCCAACTGACGCACGGCATCCTCACCAAAGATCGTCTCGAGCAGTTTCTGGCCGAGCACCGCTGACCCGCCCGCAATCGCAATCTCGCCACCGGTGAGCCCACCGGTCGAAGCGAAAACGACGACCATGAGGGCCACCGTTACAACGTTCAAACCAAGCGACAGAATGCGGGCCCGGATGCGCTTGTCTCCCGCATTGTCGTGAATGAGCTGCATGAGCGCGCCCTGCCACTCGCGAATCATCGCGGTCGTGGCCTGAGGCAGTTCTGGGCTTTCGCTGGCCAGTTCTGGATGCCGTTCAGCGATGGCCTTGCCGGCCGCGCTTCGTTCGAGCCCGGCCCACGCTGCCGCAGCAGCGCGCCCCGCTTGATCAACGATCACGGTCTGCAGTCCGGTTTCGATCTGGGTTTCGACTTCGACCACGGGGTTCGGTTTGCCGGTGATCCACGCTGTCGCTCGGTCGCGTGCCGCGGAGAACCAGGAGTCAACTTTTCTGAAGAAGTCGGACGTACCGACGAAGTCTTGCCAGCGGGCCAGCACTTCGCCCCGCATGAGGGCGCCGTTCTGTGTGGCGGCGTCCACCGCGTCGAGCGCGGCGTCGTACTGCGCAGCGGCGGCGACGTGCGCGGCGTCGAGCCAGTCGAGTTGCTGCTGCCGAGCATCCGCAATCACGAGAA
Proteins encoded in this region:
- a CDS encoding GTPase family protein; translation: MSAAKPSLDERIVALRTVTEAGAGRIPADVLDNARALLAQTEARRSRSPEHTVVGVFGATGSGKSSLVNALVGDEVAVAHVRRPTTSEALAVTWEAAGASELLDWLEVRERVERSTPFDARASKLVLVDLPDVDSVEASNRAVAERLAGQVDALIWVVDPQKYADDVLHAQFIAPHAKHAAVTLVVLNQVDLLSADDRAAVVKSLQAIVERDGIPRARVLPVSALTGDGIDALRKAIGDLAASKAVRDARLSADVQTLAARIDDPGSPQKVSAKSAARLRDEVGTAAGVDIVASAVARSYRKRSGQATGWPLVSWIGRLRADPLTRLGLGPKRRGDDPDVHRTSMPLLSAGAQARMSMAVRTFTDDAGAGVSAPWRAAARTTAEHALDSLPATLDLAIARTPLPAKGSWWWVLVGIVQWIATIAGLGGALWLVGTALLPTFGLPAFPLPAVEEGPLTGWAIPTLLLIAAVLVGIVLGLLSAALSAVAAGGRRRRTRRRLLAAVDEVVQRDVVTPVATALEQARAVSAALQIARR